One Paenibacillus crassostreae DNA segment encodes these proteins:
- a CDS encoding thiamine pyrophosphate-dependent enzyme — MAIHYEKEVGSSSVEQLFVYESGNEMAAYAAQQINYHVMGYFPISPSTEVAQYLDLMKANGHHDIKLIPSDGEHSSAGICFGASTAGGRVFNATSANGYMFMLEQMPVQSGSRFPMVMNLVCRSISGPLNIHGDHSDLYFSLNTGWPILMCRDPQSVYDMNLIALKLAEHQDVRLPVLVASDGYFTSHQKRRVQVFAHREDVYKLVGEKPPEGYANTLDRENPITVGPYMNEPDYINNKYQQSQAMYNAGEVFEEIAKEYKQLTGREYEMLDMYRMDDAEVAVFLLNSASEIIKDVVDQLRTQGIKAGSIAPNMIRPFPQKQIAEALKHVKAITVGDRADSYGAHGGNMVNEVKAALFTYGNTTTQVVSRIYGLGGKEFYAEDGHQLFKLAIEAVEKGAVEVAFDYYGHTVGEASKAPQRVLKPMRFEDLKTGLITVKKDEETGKLSVRIPPLRSLTKKPKRLAPGHGACPGCGIFSGLETFFKGIEGDIIALYHTGCAMVTTTGYPYSAHKATYIHNLFQNGAATLSGVVEMFWERKRRGELDHLGLKEDFTFVMVTGDGGMDIGMGPAIGAAMRNHKMIIIEYDNEGYMNTGAQQSYSTPIGNRTSTSNIGTNQQGKTTQHKDTAQIMVATNIPYVFTGSEAFPQDLVKKAAKAQYYAQNEGLVYGKILIACPLNWLSNDNEGTQIVNAAVETCFFPLYEVEHGCTNITHNPETKNNKVELREWLKWMGKTRHLLKPENEAAYLSFQNEVDRRWNVLKAKHENPYL, encoded by the coding sequence ATGGCTATTCATTATGAAAAAGAGGTCGGCTCTTCTAGCGTGGAGCAGTTATTCGTCTATGAGTCCGGCAATGAAATGGCTGCCTATGCAGCACAACAAATTAATTATCACGTGATGGGTTATTTTCCAATCTCCCCCTCAACGGAGGTGGCGCAATATCTAGATTTAATGAAAGCTAATGGTCATCATGATATAAAGTTGATTCCTTCAGATGGAGAACATAGTTCTGCTGGGATATGTTTCGGGGCATCAACAGCAGGTGGACGTGTATTTAACGCAACCAGTGCTAATGGTTACATGTTTATGCTAGAACAGATGCCTGTGCAGTCAGGGTCACGATTCCCGATGGTCATGAATCTAGTGTGCCGATCGATCTCTGGTCCGCTAAATATTCATGGTGATCACTCGGATTTGTATTTCTCATTAAATACAGGTTGGCCTATCTTAATGTGTCGTGATCCGCAGTCAGTCTACGATATGAATCTGATTGCCCTAAAACTAGCTGAGCATCAAGACGTTCGCCTTCCTGTCTTAGTAGCATCAGATGGATACTTCACATCACATCAGAAGCGTCGTGTACAGGTGTTCGCACATCGTGAGGATGTTTATAAGTTAGTGGGAGAAAAGCCGCCAGAGGGCTACGCCAATACGTTAGATCGCGAGAACCCGATTACCGTCGGTCCATATATGAATGAACCTGACTATATTAATAATAAATATCAGCAGTCACAAGCTATGTATAATGCCGGCGAAGTATTCGAAGAGATAGCTAAAGAATACAAGCAATTAACAGGGCGAGAATATGAAATGCTAGATATGTATCGTATGGATGATGCTGAAGTAGCTGTATTCCTTTTGAACTCAGCATCTGAGATTATCAAGGATGTTGTAGATCAGCTTCGCACCCAAGGAATCAAGGCAGGCTCGATTGCACCTAATATGATCCGTCCTTTTCCACAGAAGCAAATTGCTGAAGCTTTGAAGCATGTGAAGGCGATCACGGTAGGTGATCGAGCAGATTCATATGGAGCTCATGGAGGGAATATGGTGAATGAAGTGAAGGCAGCTCTGTTCACTTATGGTAACACGACGACCCAAGTCGTCAGTCGGATCTATGGATTGGGTGGCAAAGAGTTCTATGCCGAGGATGGCCATCAGTTATTTAAGTTGGCTATAGAAGCGGTAGAGAAGGGCGCTGTAGAGGTTGCATTTGACTATTATGGCCATACGGTGGGAGAAGCATCTAAGGCTCCTCAGCGTGTTCTAAAGCCTATGAGATTCGAGGATCTGAAGACGGGTCTAATTACTGTGAAGAAGGATGAAGAGACAGGTAAATTAAGTGTGAGAATTCCCCCTCTGCGTTCACTTACAAAGAAGCCTAAACGTTTAGCACCAGGGCATGGTGCTTGTCCAGGATGTGGGATCTTCTCAGGGCTTGAAACGTTCTTCAAAGGAATAGAAGGAGATATTATTGCGTTGTATCATACGGGATGTGCGATGGTTACAACTACAGGTTATCCTTATTCTGCGCATAAAGCGACTTATATCCATAATTTATTCCAGAATGGGGCTGCAACCTTATCAGGTGTTGTGGAAATGTTCTGGGAACGCAAGCGACGTGGTGAATTAGATCATCTGGGATTAAAAGAGGACTTCACGTTTGTTATGGTTACCGGTGACGGCGGTATGGATATTGGAATGGGGCCTGCGATTGGGGCAGCGATGCGGAATCATAAAATGATCATTATTGAGTACGATAATGAGGGATATATGAATACTGGAGCGCAACAATCCTATTCAACGCCGATCGGAAACCGAACTTCTACTTCAAATATTGGGACGAACCAACAAGGGAAGACGACGCAACATAAAGATACTGCACAAATTATGGTAGCAACGAATATTCCTTATGTATTTACGGGTTCGGAGGCATTTCCTCAGGATTTAGTGAAGAAAGCAGCCAAAGCTCAATATTATGCTCAGAATGAAGGATTGGTGTATGGTAAAATACTAATTGCCTGCCCACTGAACTGGTTATCCAACGATAACGAGGGAACGCAGATTGTGAATGCAGCAGTAGAAACTTGTTTCTTCCCACTCTATGAGGTAGAGCATGGATGTACCAATATTACACATAACCCAGAAACTAAGAACAATAAGGTTGAGCTTCGTGAATGGCTGAAATGGATGGGCAAAACACGTCATTTACTTAAACCAGAGAATGAAGCTGCATATCTTAGTTTCCAGAATGAAGTTGATCGACGCTGGAATGTATTAAAAGCTAAGCACGAAAATCCTTACTTATAA